A window from Leptothermofonsia sichuanensis E412 encodes these proteins:
- a CDS encoding AAA family ATPase: MDDQTVIPVHGRPVDDLLSSLQHLDRLLERAIFAARDTYGTEAETDPYRGLYINRQDVERMLAGQPGVSALNIESTQLDLVSGRISNAKSLLWLEQTCRLSPFDTNLVLIALAPELDLRYERIYAFLQDDVTRKRPTVDLALTLLCTSASDRIARRAHLTPSAPLLQQGLISLVADPNQVQPSFLAHFLKLDEQVIRLLLEQSELDPRLRSFCQSDRPSASLEHSILDPGTREALNRLAAQSWQSRQPLKLCFCGPAGTGKRRTAEAIAAYLGAPLISSNLSQALDLKLELETALPILFREARWQKAVLYLTGLDALAGQEQTLARQLLMAQLADHPGITVLANQQPKLQIQFHTTNTVEINFSIPNFSQRRTFWQASLNQNGITISTKQLEALANCFRLTPEQIERTIIAAQNHVHWQRAIQATEKPPLAHPLSPAITIKDLFMAARAQSSQDLSLLARKIETRYTWNEIILPPDQLDQLREICSQVKNRYIVYSEWGFERRLSLGRGLNVLFSGPPGTGKTMAAEVIASELQLDLYKIDLSQVVSKYIGETEKNLDRIFNAAQNANAILFFDEADALFGKRSEVKDAHDRYANIEIGYLLQKMEEYEGLAILATNLRQNMDDAFVRRLQIIIDFPFPDEEHRRQIWQVVFPPEAPLEKDIDFEMLAREIRLAGANIKNIGLAAAFYAANEEQAIKMTHLIQAARREHQKLGRTWNELES, translated from the coding sequence ATGGATGACCAGACCGTAATTCCGGTGCATGGGCGACCTGTTGATGATTTACTGTCATCGCTTCAGCATCTTGATCGCCTGCTGGAAAGAGCCATCTTTGCAGCGCGGGACACCTACGGAACGGAAGCCGAAACCGACCCCTATCGTGGGCTTTATATTAACCGTCAGGACGTGGAACGGATGCTGGCTGGTCAGCCTGGGGTTTCTGCTTTAAACATTGAGTCCACTCAGTTGGATCTGGTTTCTGGACGAATCAGCAATGCTAAATCGTTGCTCTGGTTGGAACAGACCTGTAGGCTTTCCCCCTTCGACACTAATTTAGTTTTAATTGCATTAGCCCCCGAACTGGATCTGCGCTATGAGCGGATTTACGCCTTTTTACAGGATGATGTCACCCGGAAACGACCGACTGTGGATTTAGCGCTGACATTGTTGTGTACCTCTGCCAGCGATCGCATCGCCCGTCGTGCCCACCTTACCCCCAGCGCCCCCCTGCTGCAACAGGGGTTGATCTCTCTGGTTGCCGATCCCAATCAGGTGCAACCCTCCTTCCTGGCCCATTTCCTCAAACTGGATGAGCAGGTGATTCGTCTGCTGCTCGAGCAGTCCGAACTGGACCCCCGCCTGCGCTCCTTTTGCCAGAGCGATCGCCCCTCAGCCAGCCTGGAGCACAGCATCCTCGATCCTGGCACCAGAGAAGCACTCAACAGGCTGGCGGCTCAATCCTGGCAGTCCCGGCAGCCTCTCAAGCTTTGCTTTTGTGGACCTGCTGGGACGGGCAAACGGCGAACTGCTGAAGCGATCGCGGCTTATCTTGGAGCACCCCTGATCAGTTCCAATTTGAGTCAGGCTCTTGACCTGAAGCTGGAACTGGAAACCGCCTTGCCTATCCTGTTTCGAGAAGCTCGATGGCAAAAGGCTGTACTGTATTTAACCGGGCTGGATGCCCTGGCAGGGCAGGAACAAACCCTGGCGCGTCAATTACTGATGGCTCAGTTAGCAGATCATCCAGGAATTACTGTGCTGGCAAATCAACAACCAAAGTTGCAAATTCAGTTTCATACGACCAACACAGTGGAAATCAACTTTTCAATTCCCAACTTTAGCCAACGACGAACTTTCTGGCAGGCCAGTCTGAACCAGAACGGCATTACAATTAGCACTAAACAGTTGGAGGCACTGGCCAATTGTTTTCGCCTCACACCCGAACAGATAGAACGGACCATTATTGCCGCTCAAAATCATGTCCACTGGCAGCGGGCTATTCAAGCAACAGAAAAGCCCCCTCTGGCTCATCCCTTATCCCCAGCGATAACCATCAAAGACCTGTTTATGGCTGCCCGTGCCCAATCCAGTCAGGACTTGAGCCTGCTGGCACGCAAAATTGAAACCAGATACACCTGGAATGAAATCATCCTGCCGCCTGATCAACTCGATCAATTACGAGAGATTTGTAGCCAGGTCAAGAACCGCTATATTGTATACAGTGAGTGGGGGTTTGAGCGCAGATTGTCCCTGGGCAGAGGCTTGAATGTGCTATTTTCAGGTCCGCCAGGAACGGGTAAAACAATGGCAGCAGAAGTCATCGCCAGCGAACTTCAGCTTGATCTGTATAAAATTGACCTGTCCCAGGTCGTCAGCAAATATATTGGAGAAACTGAAAAGAATCTCGATCGCATTTTTAATGCTGCCCAGAATGCCAATGCAATTCTGTTCTTTGATGAAGCCGATGCGCTGTTTGGCAAACGCTCCGAGGTAAAGGATGCCCACGATCGCTACGCCAACATTGAAATTGGCTACTTACTGCAAAAAATGGAAGAGTATGAGGGACTGGCAATTTTAGCCACCAACCTGCGGCAAAACATGGATGATGCCTTCGTGCGCCGCCTGCAAATCATCATTGACTTTCCTTTTCCCGATGAAGAACACCGACGGCAAATCTGGCAGGTGGTGTTTCCACCGGAAGCGCCGCTGGAAAAGGACATTGACTTTGAGATGCTGGCACGGGAAATCCGACTGGCTGGGGCCAATATCAAAAACATTGGTCTGGCAGCCGCCTTCTATGCCGCTAACGAGGAACAGGCGATCAAAATGACGCATTTGATTCAGGCGGCCAGACGGGAACATCAAAAACTGGGACGTACCTGGAATGAACTGGAGAGCTAG
- a CDS encoding Uma2 family endonuclease, which translates to MTAFTLPLKVNFKHVHLTDEQFYQICIDNPDLKIERSADGVLIFMTPVGGDGGSWEADYIADLVNWNRQNNQGKVFSSSTLFRLPGGGNRSPDAAWVELSRWQTLTPEQRQKFPPIAPDFVIELRSPTDDLQLLQEKMQEYMDSGVRLGWLFNPQDQQVEIYRQGQDKEVRSLPTELSGEAVLPGFVLQVNQFTN; encoded by the coding sequence ATGACTGCATTTACGCTCCCACTCAAGGTCAATTTCAAGCACGTTCATCTTACAGATGAACAGTTTTACCAGATCTGTATTGACAATCCAGATTTGAAGATTGAGCGCAGTGCGGACGGAGTTTTAATTTTCATGACACCAGTCGGAGGAGATGGTGGTAGCTGGGAAGCAGACTATATTGCTGATTTAGTGAATTGGAATCGGCAGAACAATCAAGGTAAAGTCTTTAGTTCTTCAACCCTGTTCAGGCTACCAGGTGGGGGGAATCGCTCTCCAGATGCAGCCTGGGTTGAATTGTCTCGCTGGCAAACTCTGACTCCAGAACAACGCCAGAAATTTCCACCCATTGCCCCGGATTTTGTCATTGAATTGCGATCCCCAACCGATGATTTGCAACTGCTTCAGGAGAAGATGCAGGAATACATGGACAGTGGAGTGCGACTCGGTTGGTTGTTCAATCCCCAGGATCAACAGGTCGAGATTTACCGTCAGGGACAGGACAAAGAGGTGCGATCGCTCCCAACGGAGTTATCCGGTGAAGCCGTGCTGCCCGGATTTGTGTTACAGGTCAATCAATTTACAAATTGA